A single region of the Jaculus jaculus isolate mJacJac1 chromosome 15, mJacJac1.mat.Y.cur, whole genome shotgun sequence genome encodes:
- the Odf3l2 gene encoding outer dense fiber protein 3-like protein 2: MGTLGCDLQTRSATVPLAQRVAEGHIPETGLRKSCGMAALENGSGPGLYVLPSTVGYVNHDCTKAAGPAYSLARRPSEAPLQDASPGPVYFLDPKVTRFGRICPPAYSMQGRGKTRGLEVTPGPGAYSPEKAPPVRQRNPPAFTLGPRLPPKALDTSAPAPNAYTMPPLWGSQVFTKRSSPSYSVVGRTPPARPPQDPAEMPGPGQYDSPDPNNYRQRRPAFTILGRPRAPRPLEETPGPGTHSPEQVTVNRVRAPAYTMGIRHSKRASTMAAATIP; encoded by the exons ATGGGGACCCTGGGCTGTGACCTCCAGACAAGGTCGGCTACGGTGCCCCTGGCCCAACGGGTGGCCGAGGGCCACATTCCAGAGACAGGGCTGAGGAAGTCCTGTGGGATGGCTGCTCTGGAAAACG gctctggcccaggcttgtACGTTCTCCCCTCCACCGTGGGCTACGTCAACCACGACTGCACCAAGGCAGCGGGGCCCGCCTACTCGCTCGCAAGGAGGCCCAGCGAAG CACCTCTGCAGGACGCCAGCCCTGGGCCTGTCTATTTCCTGGATCCAAAAGTCACCCGCTTTGGCCGCATCTGCCCCCCTGCCTACTCTATGCAGGGCCGGGGTAAGACTCGGG GTCTGGAGGTGACACCGGGCCCTGGGGCCTACAGCCCTGAGAAGGCACCCCCTGTGCGCCAGCGGAACCCCCCAGCCTTCACCCTGGGACCCCGCCTGCCACCCAAGGCCCTGGACACCTCAGCTCCTGCCCCCAATGCCTATACCATGCCACCGCTCTGGGGCTCTCAGGTCTTCACCAAGCGCAGCAGCCCCAGCTACAGCGTGGTGGGCCGCACACCCCCCGCCCGGCCCCCACAGGATCCTGCCGAGATGCCAGGCCCCGGCCAGTACGACAGCCCGGACCCCAATAACTACAGGCAGCGCCGGCCTGCCTTTACCATCCTGGGCCGGCCCAGGGCCCCGCGGCCCCTGGAGGAGACTCCTGGCCCTGGTACACACAGTCCTGAGCAGGTCACCGTGAACCGGGTCAGGGCCCCGGCGTACACCATGGGCATCCGCCACTCCAAGCGGGCGTCTACCATGGCTGCTGCCACCATACCTTGA